The following are encoded in a window of Fusarium oxysporum f. sp. lycopersici 4287 chromosome 5, whole genome shotgun sequence genomic DNA:
- a CDS encoding hypothetical protein (At least one base has a quality score < 10), whose translation MTVKGGFTSAGQPGPDSQHQHQVPVSGHMPSPMATADLQSDASSSTVIAHADSHRQSHSSSKLPAFRFTDRRSSSCGSVPLANKGDPLSLSSSNQYNHNRNQNLDSRNNNKDDRTSDYLNHKPTTSASATASASTPTSPLANTLDSASAALSLQSSIVSSIVSPNSEPSTITPTVSVAPTTVSPVSADPGLVSPPSAAVSGLLTAPDPGPAPATLATTHSHTSHPTTHHRDEKHAVSALTPAPASASASAPTDPSTNTASPSSQPKEPKSSNESDTTLLSQNNSGTSSVHPSSSVIQLSPGVKRPASFDAHAPDAISPHPAPSTSKSRTRRPLVSRRSTAGTSSTGPPPSLNSERLQAIEAAQEGQSTWPSSSDNSPQQSPSGQRELILPKTLSRTNSDERRASASHRPPVSYRPPLTSNSSTESSPSTAVRVPPIRSFRSSGSRKSLTLDMNSRPRFHDSGDEVEDTNHDRTLRALEGRGNDDALRSAPLTSSRRGAFDNEDTGDVFLKIAREEASQRQTDEQPQEDTRSVVSRATRFTHRRPLSSVVPIHQPTSPPRVRRRLSDQQDTARSRSRGYEDDRATELSRMSTYRTLPREKAASAHPGEDTGRMRGSTSTMRPSPVTPRSIVFQEPSSENSMYSRRRSSVTDNNLPSTSGAAVSRLSDDRPPTATTTATTMSSSPKRVENGHQNTNADAVSTTSSHHRESHSILQSALAKSKVLLDTEVYQALESAANDAMALASMMGTPGLPGPISSGASTIGSNATVTDRQLRRKAESVCRSLTELCLALGEDATQTRIPRQSIEIPPPAQNDAPTTPTIGKTFSGFSQRRQSIGRNDQTAAKEHLTSPRTLSKFEERRLNILNGSSLPTSRVSNSIPSTPIEPISNRRSSLLVSRSRRAGTEEPDEGRKSSLLLRTRRAGTEEPDEGRRTSLFVRNRRNTVGEEGEEESRFRAPSRAPTELGSTIRVVTQDQTPQQQQYSPSADTTSAIPRRRFVSSNLGASRLATPSVNTATPPRRYMERPAQQDHGNSAVEKLAEERAQRYTSLGQTTMVNRTSSMIRRPKRDSIASANPSAAAGSYR comes from the exons ATGACTGTAAAAGGCGGTTTCACCAGTGCGGGCCAGCCAGGCCCTGACagtcagcatcagcatcaggTGCCTGTGTCTGGGCATATGCCTTCCCCTATGGCCACAGCTGATCTTCAATCTGACGCTTCCTCATCTACTGTCATTGCCCACGCAGACTCGCACCGGCAGAGCCACAGCTCTTCCAAGTTGCCCGCTTTCCGCTTCACTGACCGGcgaagcagcagctgtggAAGCGTGCCCCTAGCTAATAAGGGTGACCCCCTGTCCCTTAGCAGCAGCAACCAATACAACCATAACAGAAACCAAAATCTCGATTCGAGAAACAATAACAAGGACGACCGCACCAGCGATTACCTTAACCACAAACCAACTACATCGGCATCGGCGACggcatcagcctcaacaccaacctcacCACTCGCCAATACTTTGGATAGCGCATCAGCGGCGCTTTCTCTGCAGTCTTCAATTGTGTCGTCGATTGTCTCACCCAATTCAGAACCCAGCACTATTACTCCGACTGTCTCAGTCGCCCCGACCACAGTATCACCTGTATCAGCAGACCCAGGCCTAGTGTCCCCCCCGAGCGCTGCTGTTAGTGGACTATTGACAGCGCCCGACCCTGGCCCAGCACCAGCAACTCTCGCGACGACCCATTCTCACACTTCTCACCCGACAACGCATCACCGCGACGAAAAACACGCTGTCTCTGCATTAACACCTGcgcctgcatctgcatctgcatctgcgCCCACAGACCCATCAACGAACACAGCATCCCCATCCTCGCAGCCCAAGGAACCCAAGTCATCCAACGAATCCGACACAACGCTGCTCTCACAAAACAATTCCGGGACGTCCTCGGTTcatccatcgtcatcggtgATCCAACTCTCGCCTGGGGTTAAGCGTCCCGCATCTTTTGACGCACATGCACCTGACGCGATCTCCCCGCATCCTGctccttcaacctccaagTCTCGGACTCGGCGACCGCTGGTGTCGCGAAGATCGACTGCTGGCACCTCTTCCACTGGCCCACCACCTTCTCTGAACTCTGAGCGCCTGCAAGCCATCGAAGCCGCCCAGGAAGGTCAATCCACTTGGCCCTCCTCAAGTGACAATTCACCCCAGCAATCGCCATCTGGCCAACGCGAATTAATTTTGCCCAAGACGCTGTCCAGAACCAACTCCGATGAGAGGCGAGCATCTGCCTCCCATCGCCCTCCCGTTTCATACCGACCGCCTCTCACCTCCAATAGTAGCACTGAATCATCGCCGTCAACCGCTGTTCGTGTTCCCCCAATTCGATCTTTCCGATCTTCAGGCTCCCGCAAGAGCCTCACTCTCGATATGAATTCGAGGCCGCGCTTCCACGACTCTGGCGACGAAGTCGAAGACACTAACCATGACCGTACCTTGCGCGCCTTGGAGGGTAGGGGTAATGATGATGCACTTCGGTCAGCTCCTTTAACCTCAAGTCGCCGTGGCGCCTTCGATAATGAAGATACTGGCGACGTTTTCCTTAAGATTGCCAGGGAGGAAGCTTCCCAGCGTCAAACAGACGAGCAACCCCAAGAAGATACCCGCAGCGTAGTG TCCCGAGCGACGCGATTTACGCATCGAAGACCGTTATCCTCCGTAGTCCCTATACATCAGCCTACTTCGCCTCCTAGGGTTCGGCGCCGGCTTTCTGATCAACAAGACACTGCGCGGTCACGATCAAGAGGCTACGAAGACGACCGGGCAACTGAACTTTCTCGCATGTCAACTTATCGCACACTGCCACGAGAAAAAGCAGCATCTGCGCATCCTGGAGAAGATACAGGACGTATGCGAGGCTCGACCTCAACCATGCGCCCGTCCCCCGTTACACCTCGATCGATAGTTTTTCAGGAACCTAGTTCCGAAAACTCCATGTATTCTCGTCGAAGATCCTCTGTCACGGACAATAAT CTGCCTTCGACTTCCGGCGCCGCAGTATCGAGATTATCAGACGACCGACCGCCGACGGCGACTACTACAGCCACGACTATGTCTTCTTCCCCCAAGCGAGTTGAGAATGGTCATCAGAACACGAATGCCGACGCCGTTAGCACCACGTCCTCCCACCACCGAGAGTCGCATTCCATCCTTCAATCCGCCCTTGCTAAGTCCAAGGTTCTGCTCGACACGGAAGTTTACCAGGCCCTAGAGTCTGCTGCTAACGATGCCATGGCCCTCGCTTCCATGATGGGAACACCCGGCCTACCTGGACCCATTTCGAGCGGCGCCAGCACGATAGGCTCTAACGCAACTGTTACTGATCGCCAACTGAGACGAAAGGCCGAGAGTGTGTGTCGCAGCTTAACAGAGCTTTGCCTCGCATTGGGTGAGGACGCTACCCAGACACGTATACCGCGGCAGTCAATTGAAATCCCACCACCTGCTCAGAATGACGCGCCAACTACACCGACGATTGGTAAAACCTTTAGTGGCTTTTCTCAACGTCGACAGAGCATTGGGAGAAACGATCAGACTGCCGCCAAGGAACATCTCACCAGCCCCAGAACTCTGTCCAAATTTGAGGAGAGAAGACTCAACATTCTTAATGGTAGTTCTCTACCTACATCACGTGTGTCTAACTCAATACCATCGACACCGATCGAGCCGATCTCGAATCGGCGTTCTTCTCTCTTGGTTTCTCGATCTCGCCGTGCTGGTACCGAAGAACCTGACGAAGGCAGGAAGTCATCGCTTCTACTAAGAACCAGAAGAGCTGGTACTGAGGAGCCTGATGAAGGCCGTAGAACATCTTTATTCGTCCGCAACCGTAGAAACACGgttggcgaagaaggcgaggaaGAATCAAGGTTCCGAGCGCCTTCTCGAGCACCTACTGAGCTTGGCAGCACGATTCGAGTTGTGACACAGGATCAAAcgccgcagcagcagcaatactCACCGTCAGCTGATACCACATCTGCCATCCCGCGTCGGCGCTTTGTTTCGTCGAATCTCGGTGCCTCTAGGCTGGCGACGCCATCAGTTAACACGGCAACACCGCCTCGAAGATACATGGAGAGACCGGCACAGCAAGACCACGGTAATAGCGCTGtcgagaagcttgctgaAGAGCGTGCACAACGCTACACCTCTCTTGGGCAAACAACCATGGTCAATCGGACCAGCAGTATGATCAGAAGACCGAAACGGGACAGCATTGCGTCCGCCAATCCTTCTGCAGCTGCAGGCAGCTACAGATGA
- a CDS encoding tyrosine-protein phosphatase translates to MPSVTDRRVYEDQIPPFMTVFDLDAETMADQDTVTLMDTKFVDMEPKRPGMMGAPPQHGLGPSMMPVDPTHKHHDSTSTQTSESADSSPTTTLSTTDSSPLSDASPSSSPDSPMNLIPLNNYPATSFGNLSTNLSSTTTTLLSEPPRLQRPMTSPSPRRGRNMKGLSIQPPFAASTSTTNISLVSEPSSPSFIKPTIPAMRRKPSQLSLKTNTSDLIHKTTLEVPPSPAMPMLQRRALKHSCSSPHMSSGLKSATFGPPGGMTFPKVLERNESGLSEVLRPSKSSMKPAFHSAITEEDSPIRTQMAIRDDDPYRDNENNEDMKTPGYPDGPIAIYGDNVFLYSEPTADEASRFDVVINCAREVSNPFEIRKVVRESQSQSPFQSMRRPVSGIESPIPDTAVSTASFMTAWEYPQEDSADTPTTPKAFQFKEPEYIHIPWDHNTDIAPDLMELCDVIDKRTKAGKRVLVHCQQGASRSASLIIAYGLFQKPHLTVNDAYYAAQAKSQWISPNMKLMYSLQDFQKEVSTKRTALPSHRPRPGRSPSKHRITLSVDAIDIGAKEPQTAPLPTQNEDSKDSGLNSSPNRLRGNSTPGPRPVSPGPASAPPTCTWKDEVEQHSSEHLDPFKLGDLPKRPVSSQGKAPPTLAPSPMVDSIMKPPPSPGFPSQASLGFQTMTFPRFNPAPSEMRFSDAPVERTITLPGSYPDDNALLSPRAETMTNNPLHDVHEVAGMRFVESPPTPSQGLFSPRAGMFPRDPFSTFGRPPVVADPRSPPTKGEAPIIRSIDDLL, encoded by the coding sequence ATGCCTTCAGTTACGGACAGAAGAGTGTACGAAGATCAAATACCGCCCTTTATGACAGTGTTTGATCTGGATGCCGAGACAATGGCAGATCAGGACACTGTGACACTCATGGACACCAAATTCGTCGACATGGAACCAAAGCGACCTGGCATGATGGGtgctcctcctcaacatgGTCTCGGCCCTAGCATGATGCCTGTGGACCCAACACACAAGCATCACGATAGCACATCGACACAGACTTCCGAGTCGGCAGACTCTTCACCCACAACGACCTTGTCTACAACCGACTCTTCGCCCCTCTCAGATGCGtctccctcatcttctcccgATTCTCCTATGAATCTTATTCCCCTCAACAATTATCCGGCCACGAGCTTTGGCAACCTCTCTACCAACCTCAGCAGCACAACCACTACTCTCTTGAGTGAGCCTCCTCGGCTGCAGCGACCAATGACATCACCCTCGCCTCGAAGAGGGCGCAATATGAAGGGCCTTTCTATCCAGCCCCCATTCGCTGCCTCGACTTCAACGACAAATATTTCGCTGGTCTCcgagccttcttctccatcatttATCAAACCTACGATTCCTGCTATGAGAAGAAAGCCTAGCCAGTTAAGTCTCAAGACCAATACTTCTGACTTGATCCATAAGACCACCCTGGAGGTCCCCCCCTCACCAGCCATGCCGATGCTCCAGCGTCGAGCTCTTAAGCATTCTTGCTCCTCACCTCACATGTCTTCCGGTCTCAAGTCCGCGACCTTCGGTCCACCTGGCGGTATGACTTTCCCCAAGGTATTGGAAAGAAACGAATCCGGACTTTCAGAAGTATTGCGACCCTCAAAGTCGAGTATGAAACCAGCTTTCCATTCTGCGATTACTGAGGAAGATTCGCCAATTCGTACTCAGATGGCCATTCGAGATGATGATCCTTACCGCGATAACGAGAACAACGAGGACATGAAAACGCCAGGCTACCCTGACGGGCCAATTGCGATCTACGGAGACAATGTTTTCCTCTACTCGGAACCCACGGCTGATGAAGCATCGCGTTTTGACGTAGTCATCAATTGTGCTCGCGAAGTCAGCAACCCCTTTGAAATTCGCAAAGTGGTCCGTGAATCACAGTCGCAATCACCATTCCAGTCTATGCGACGCCCTGTTTCTGGAATTGAAAGTCCTATCCCCGATACTGCTGTGTCCACAGCCAGCTTCATGACAGCCTGGGAATATCCCCAGGAGGATTCAGCTGACACACCTACCACACCAAAGGCCTTTCAATTTAAAGAGCCTGAATACATCCATATTCCCTGGGACCACAATACCGACATTGCGCCGGATCTTATGGAGTTGTGCGATGTTATTGATAAGCGGACAAAAGCTGGCAAACGTGTGCTTGTCCATTGTCAGCAGGGCGCGAGTCGATCTGCCAGTCTGATCATTGCCTACGGCCTGTTCCAGAAACCGCATCTCACCGTGAATGATGCTTACTACGCGGCTCAAGCCAAGAGCCAATGGATCAGCCCGAACATGAAACTCATGTACTCGCTGCAGGATTTCCAGAAGGAAGTGTCAACGAAGCGAACGGCGCTACCGTCACACCGTCCCCGTCCTGGCCGTAGCCCTTCAAAGCATAGAATCACACTCTCTGTTGATGCTATCGACATTGGAGCTAAGGAGCCACAGACTGCTCCTCTTCCAACACAGAACGAAGATTCGAAGGACTCGGGCTTGAATTCGAGCCCAAATCGACTTCGCGGCAACTCAACACCCGGGCCCCGACCGGTCTCACCTGGCCCAGCTTCGGCGCCCCCAACTTGCACCTGGAAAGACGAGGTTGAGCAGCACTCGTCAGAACACCTGGATCCTTTCAAACTTGGCGACTTGCCTAAGAGGCCCGTGTCAAGTCAGGGCAAGGCACCACCAACTCTAGCCCCGTCTCCAATGGTGGACTCGATCATGAAGCCTCCACCTTCGCCTGGGTTCCCCTCTCAGGCGAGTCTTGGCTTCCAGACCATGACTTTCCCACGATTCAATCCGGCGCCGTCGGAAATGAGATTTAGTGATGCGCCAGTGGAGAGAACGATAACTCTTCCTGGTTCATACCCAGATGATAATGCTCTGTTGTCACCGAGAGCCGAGACGATGACTAACAATCCGCTTCATGACGTCCATGAAGTTGCTGGGATGCGATTCGTCGAGAGCCCACCAACTCCGAGCCAAGGCTTGTTTTCTCCCCGAGCGGGCATGTTCCCTCGAGACCCTTTCTCAACCTTCGGAAGACCACCGGTCGTTGCAGATCCCAGGAGTCCACCTACAAAAGGCGAGGCACCTATTATTCGATCAATTGATGATCTCTTATGA
- a CDS encoding hypothetical protein (At least one base has a quality score < 10), which yields MTVKGGFTSAGQPGPDSQHQHQVPVSGHMPSPMATADLQSDASSSTVIAHADSHRQSHSSSKLPAFRFTDRRSSSCGSVPLANKGDPLSLSSSNQYNHNRNQNLDSRNNNKDDRTSDYLNHKPTTSASATASASTPTSPLANTLDSASAALSLQSSIVSSIVSPNSEPSTITPTVSVAPTTVSPVSADPGLVSPPSAAVSGLLTAPDPGPAPATLATTHSHTSHPTTHHRDEKHAVSALTPAPASASASAPTDPSTNTASPSSQPKEPKSSNESDTTLLSQNNSGTSSVHPSSSVIQLSPGVKRPASFDAHAPDAISPHPAPSTSKSRTRRPLVSRRSTAGTSSTGPPPSLNSERLQAIEAAQEGQSTWPSSSDNSPQQSPSGQRELILPKTLSRTNSDERRASASHRPPVSYRPPLTSNSSTESSPSTAVRVPPIRSFRSSGSRKSLTLDMNSRPRFHDSGDEVEDTNHDRTLRALEGRGNDDALRSAPLTSSRRGAFDNEDTGDVFLKIAREEASQRQTDEQPQEDTRSVVSRATRFTHRRPLSSVVPIHQPTSPPRVRRRLSDQQDTARSRSRGYEDDRATELSRMSTYRTLPREKAASAHPGEDTGRMRGSTSTMRPSPVTPRSIVFQEPSSENSMYSRRRSSVTDNNVSGQNRGSAYKFMGHGHNKTYNSSPLVRSFDFQRQANQEAGNGAEGTESTLSNTAPSTLPSTSGAAVSRLSDDRPPTATTTATTMSSSPKRVENGHQNTNADAVSTTSSHHRESHSILQSALAKSKVLLDTEVYQALESAANDAMALASMMGTPGLPGPISSGASTIGSNATVTDRQLRRKAESVCRSLTELCLALGEDATQTRIPRQSIEIPPPAQNDAPTTPTIGKTFSGFSQRRQSIGRNDQTAAKEHLTSPRTLSKFEERRLNILNGSSLPTSRVSNSIPSTPIEPISNRRSSLLVSRSRRAGTEEPDEGRKSSLLLRTRRAGTEEPDEGRRTSLFVRNRRNTVGEEGEEESRFRAPSRAPTELGSTIRVVTQDQTPQQQQYSPSADTTSAIPRRRFVSSNLGASRLATPSVNTATPPRRYMERPAQQDHGNSAVEKLAEERAQRYTSLGQTTMVNRTSSMIRRPKRDSIASANPSAAAGSYR from the exons ATGACTGTAAAAGGCGGTTTCACCAGTGCGGGCCAGCCAGGCCCTGACagtcagcatcagcatcaggTGCCTGTGTCTGGGCATATGCCTTCCCCTATGGCCACAGCTGATCTTCAATCTGACGCTTCCTCATCTACTGTCATTGCCCACGCAGACTCGCACCGGCAGAGCCACAGCTCTTCCAAGTTGCCCGCTTTCCGCTTCACTGACCGGcgaagcagcagctgtggAAGCGTGCCCCTAGCTAATAAGGGTGACCCCCTGTCCCTTAGCAGCAGCAACCAATACAACCATAACAGAAACCAAAATCTCGATTCGAGAAACAATAACAAGGACGACCGCACCAGCGATTACCTTAACCACAAACCAACTACATCGGCATCGGCGACggcatcagcctcaacaccaacctcacCACTCGCCAATACTTTGGATAGCGCATCAGCGGCGCTTTCTCTGCAGTCTTCAATTGTGTCGTCGATTGTCTCACCCAATTCAGAACCCAGCACTATTACTCCGACTGTCTCAGTCGCCCCGACCACAGTATCACCTGTATCAGCAGACCCAGGCCTAGTGTCCCCCCCGAGCGCTGCTGTTAGTGGACTATTGACAGCGCCCGACCCTGGCCCAGCACCAGCAACTCTCGCGACGACCCATTCTCACACTTCTCACCCGACAACGCATCACCGCGACGAAAAACACGCTGTCTCTGCATTAACACCTGcgcctgcatctgcatctgcatctgcgCCCACAGACCCATCAACGAACACAGCATCCCCATCCTCGCAGCCCAAGGAACCCAAGTCATCCAACGAATCCGACACAACGCTGCTCTCACAAAACAATTCCGGGACGTCCTCGGTTcatccatcgtcatcggtgATCCAACTCTCGCCTGGGGTTAAGCGTCCCGCATCTTTTGACGCACATGCACCTGACGCGATCTCCCCGCATCCTGctccttcaacctccaagTCTCGGACTCGGCGACCGCTGGTGTCGCGAAGATCGACTGCTGGCACCTCTTCCACTGGCCCACCACCTTCTCTGAACTCTGAGCGCCTGCAAGCCATCGAAGCCGCCCAGGAAGGTCAATCCACTTGGCCCTCCTCAAGTGACAATTCACCCCAGCAATCGCCATCTGGCCAACGCGAATTAATTTTGCCCAAGACGCTGTCCAGAACCAACTCCGATGAGAGGCGAGCATCTGCCTCCCATCGCCCTCCCGTTTCATACCGACCGCCTCTCACCTCCAATAGTAGCACTGAATCATCGCCGTCAACCGCTGTTCGTGTTCCCCCAATTCGATCTTTCCGATCTTCAGGCTCCCGCAAGAGCCTCACTCTCGATATGAATTCGAGGCCGCGCTTCCACGACTCTGGCGACGAAGTCGAAGACACTAACCATGACCGTACCTTGCGCGCCTTGGAGGGTAGGGGTAATGATGATGCACTTCGGTCAGCTCCTTTAACCTCAAGTCGCCGTGGCGCCTTCGATAATGAAGATACTGGCGACGTTTTCCTTAAGATTGCCAGGGAGGAAGCTTCCCAGCGTCAAACAGACGAGCAACCCCAAGAAGATACCCGCAGCGTAGTG TCCCGAGCGACGCGATTTACGCATCGAAGACCGTTATCCTCCGTAGTCCCTATACATCAGCCTACTTCGCCTCCTAGGGTTCGGCGCCGGCTTTCTGATCAACAAGACACTGCGCGGTCACGATCAAGAGGCTACGAAGACGACCGGGCAACTGAACTTTCTCGCATGTCAACTTATCGCACACTGCCACGAGAAAAAGCAGCATCTGCGCATCCTGGAGAAGATACAGGACGTATGCGAGGCTCGACCTCAACCATGCGCCCGTCCCCCGTTACACCTCGATCGATAGTTTTTCAGGAACCTAGTTCCGAAAACTCCATGTATTCTCGTCGAAGATCCTCTGTCACGGACAATAATGTAAGTGGACAAAACCGAGGCTCTGCGTACAAATTCATGGGTCATGGTCACAACAAGACGTATAATTCCTCCCCTCTGGTCCGGTCATTTGATTTCCAGCGTCAAGCAAATCAGGAGGCTGGCAACGGGGCTGAGGGAACGGAATCGACTTTGTCGAATACAGCCCCCTCCACG CTGCCTTCGACTTCCGGCGCCGCAGTATCGAGATTATCAGACGACCGACCGCCGACGGCGACTACTACAGCCACGACTATGTCTTCTTCCCCCAAGCGAGTTGAGAATGGTCATCAGAACACGAATGCCGACGCCGTTAGCACCACGTCCTCCCACCACCGAGAGTCGCATTCCATCCTTCAATCCGCCCTTGCTAAGTCCAAGGTTCTGCTCGACACGGAAGTTTACCAGGCCCTAGAGTCTGCTGCTAACGATGCCATGGCCCTCGCTTCCATGATGGGAACACCCGGCCTACCTGGACCCATTTCGAGCGGCGCCAGCACGATAGGCTCTAACGCAACTGTTACTGATCGCCAACTGAGACGAAAGGCCGAGAGTGTGTGTCGCAGCTTAACAGAGCTTTGCCTCGCATTGGGTGAGGACGCTACCCAGACACGTATACCGCGGCAGTCAATTGAAATCCCACCACCTGCTCAGAATGACGCGCCAACTACACCGACGATTGGTAAAACCTTTAGTGGCTTTTCTCAACGTCGACAGAGCATTGGGAGAAACGATCAGACTGCCGCCAAGGAACATCTCACCAGCCCCAGAACTCTGTCCAAATTTGAGGAGAGAAGACTCAACATTCTTAATGGTAGTTCTCTACCTACATCACGTGTGTCTAACTCAATACCATCGACACCGATCGAGCCGATCTCGAATCGGCGTTCTTCTCTCTTGGTTTCTCGATCTCGCCGTGCTGGTACCGAAGAACCTGACGAAGGCAGGAAGTCATCGCTTCTACTAAGAACCAGAAGAGCTGGTACTGAGGAGCCTGATGAAGGCCGTAGAACATCTTTATTCGTCCGCAACCGTAGAAACACGgttggcgaagaaggcgaggaaGAATCAAGGTTCCGAGCGCCTTCTCGAGCACCTACTGAGCTTGGCAGCACGATTCGAGTTGTGACACAGGATCAAAcgccgcagcagcagcaatactCACCGTCAGCTGATACCACATCTGCCATCCCGCGTCGGCGCTTTGTTTCGTCGAATCTCGGTGCCTCTAGGCTGGCGACGCCATCAGTTAACACGGCAACACCGCCTCGAAGATACATGGAGAGACCGGCACAGCAAGACCACGGTAATAGCGCTGtcgagaagcttgctgaAGAGCGTGCACAACGCTACACCTCTCTTGGGCAAACAACCATGGTCAATCGGACCAGCAGTATGATCAGAAGACCGAAACGGGACAGCATTGCGTCCGCCAATCCTTCTGCAGCTGCAGGCAGCTACAGATGA